One window from the genome of Bacillus weihaiensis encodes:
- the glcT gene encoding glucose PTS transporter transcription antiterminator GlcT — MDKGAVDFVKESFVVKKSLNNNVLIVDHQKYGEVVLIGKGIGFGKNQGDIIEEQSYDKMFVLKNQKEQEQYKMLLTDTDSEMLEAVQDVISYISDQVEQPLNEHIHIALTDHITFALKRLQQGMDLKNPFLIETKSLYPFEYNLANDVVELLNEKLSVRLPEGEVGFIALHIHSSISNKSLSEVNQYSQLISQLTEVIEDSLKITVDRDSVNYLRLIRHIRYTIERVNSGETVSEPEKLLFLLKKEYPLCYNTSWKMIKVMQRALNKPVYEAEAVYLTMHLYRLTNK, encoded by the coding sequence ATGGATAAAGGAGCTGTGGATTTCGTGAAGGAGTCCTTTGTAGTAAAAAAATCATTAAACAACAATGTTCTTATTGTTGATCATCAAAAATATGGTGAGGTCGTCTTAATAGGGAAAGGTATTGGATTTGGGAAGAACCAAGGAGATATCATTGAAGAGCAAAGCTATGATAAAATGTTTGTCTTGAAAAATCAAAAAGAACAAGAACAATATAAAATGCTCTTAACTGACACGGACTCTGAAATGTTAGAAGCTGTACAGGATGTTATTTCATATATTTCCGATCAAGTCGAGCAACCATTAAATGAACATATTCACATTGCCTTAACCGATCATATCACCTTTGCGTTAAAGCGTTTACAGCAAGGGATGGATTTGAAAAATCCTTTTTTAATCGAAACGAAATCACTGTATCCTTTTGAGTATAACTTAGCGAATGATGTAGTCGAGTTATTGAATGAAAAGTTATCTGTGCGTTTGCCAGAAGGGGAAGTTGGCTTTATTGCCTTACATATTCATAGCTCTATTTCAAATAAATCACTTTCAGAAGTTAATCAATACTCTCAATTAATCAGTCAACTAACTGAGGTAATTGAGGATTCTTTAAAAATTACAGTTGATCGAGATAGCGTTAATTATCTAAGGTTAATTAGACATATACGCTATACGATTGAAAGGGTAAATTCAGGGGAAACAGTATCAGAACCAGAAAAATTATTATTTCTCTTGAAAAAAGAATATCCGCTATGCTACAATACTTCTTGGAAAATGATAAAAGTTATGCAGCGGGCTTTAAATAAGCCTGTGTATGAAGCGGAAGCCGTTTATTTAACGATGCACCTATATCGTCTAACAAATAAATAA
- a CDS encoding peptidoglycan D,D-transpeptidase FtsI family protein has translation MTDQNTNASEQRKLRKARYVRINVFFFVVFLLFVALVVRLGVVQIVQGEEFSKEVARTESDYAQLPAPRGKMYDRYDRVVVDNKRVPAITYTVDKTTKTEDKIETAKKLAEFIDYEEEYLDEELKERDIRDYWLASNPDEAKALLSKKELTEKPSVTYPLQVERVPDREIERIMNDKSEKKLAYIYTRFSSGYQYEPQVVKSLNLTEEEFSSVSENLEQLPGVDTITDWDREYPYDSLTTIFGGVTSPEQGILQSREEYYKARNYARNERVGKSYLEYQYEDYLNPRKAKVEYISDKSGNIVSEKVIDEGQRGYDLKLSFDMELQMEVEKIVEEELRKASGYNFLMDRAFVVMMDPYQGDVLSMVGKQINSKDPKGPMLDFAYGSFATQYEAGSTVKGATVLAGYQDGMPLDQRFYDAPLYFKGTQPKKSWKTMGTVTDVKALEQSSNVYMFYVAMRIADINYVKNGSFNASQEDFQSLRNYFAQFGLGVPTGIDLPQESGGLISDPDNPGKLLDIAIGQFDTYTPLQLAQYVSTIANGGSRVQPRIVTSIHEPIEEQELGPIVVDKAPTVLNKINNTEEQIEQVQYGFERVVTSGTARAYIARKEVAGKTGTSQTLYYGPKREYWGKETNNLNFVGYYPSDNPEIAFSVVVPWTTNDKNHINLQIASKVVDAYVELQKKYLTSTDIALEEQEEGEE, from the coding sequence TTGACAGACCAAAATACAAATGCTTCAGAACAACGGAAATTACGAAAAGCACGTTACGTCCGTATTAATGTATTCTTTTTTGTCGTATTTCTCTTGTTTGTTGCTTTAGTTGTTCGACTAGGCGTTGTGCAAATAGTTCAAGGTGAAGAATTTTCAAAAGAAGTGGCTAGAACTGAATCAGATTATGCACAATTACCAGCACCGCGTGGTAAGATGTACGATCGATATGATCGAGTAGTTGTTGATAATAAGCGTGTCCCTGCGATTACGTATACAGTGGATAAAACAACTAAAACAGAAGATAAAATAGAAACAGCAAAAAAACTAGCAGAATTTATCGATTATGAAGAAGAATACCTTGATGAAGAACTAAAAGAACGAGATATTCGAGATTACTGGTTAGCATCAAATCCCGATGAGGCGAAAGCTTTATTGTCAAAAAAGGAATTAACAGAGAAGCCATCTGTCACATACCCTTTACAGGTTGAACGTGTTCCTGATCGTGAAATTGAACGAATTATGAATGATAAATCTGAAAAAAAATTAGCCTATATTTATACTCGATTTTCATCAGGTTATCAATATGAACCACAGGTTGTTAAATCTCTTAACTTAACAGAAGAAGAATTTTCAAGTGTTTCTGAAAACCTTGAGCAATTACCAGGTGTCGATACGATTACCGATTGGGATAGAGAGTATCCTTATGACTCTTTAACAACTATTTTTGGTGGAGTGACCTCTCCTGAACAAGGGATTCTTCAATCACGTGAGGAGTATTATAAAGCACGGAATTATGCTAGAAACGAACGTGTGGGAAAAAGTTATTTAGAGTATCAATATGAAGATTATTTAAATCCTCGGAAAGCAAAAGTCGAATATATTTCAGATAAAAGTGGAAATATTGTGTCAGAGAAAGTAATAGATGAAGGACAAAGAGGCTATGATCTAAAGCTCTCATTTGATATGGAGCTTCAAATGGAAGTAGAGAAAATAGTGGAAGAGGAACTTCGAAAGGCAAGTGGCTATAATTTCTTAATGGACCGGGCTTTTGTGGTGATGATGGACCCTTACCAAGGTGATGTATTGTCTATGGTTGGGAAGCAGATTAATTCTAAAGATCCAAAGGGTCCTATGTTAGATTTTGCATATGGATCGTTTGCCACTCAATATGAAGCAGGATCGACTGTAAAGGGTGCTACTGTATTAGCTGGCTATCAGGATGGAATGCCATTGGATCAACGCTTCTACGATGCACCGCTCTATTTTAAAGGAACACAGCCTAAAAAATCTTGGAAAACAATGGGGACAGTTACAGATGTAAAGGCACTAGAGCAATCCTCTAACGTTTATATGTTCTATGTGGCAATGAGAATAGCTGATATTAACTATGTCAAGAATGGGTCATTTAATGCTTCACAGGAGGATTTTCAATCTTTACGAAACTATTTTGCTCAGTTTGGACTTGGAGTCCCAACAGGTATTGACTTACCTCAAGAATCTGGTGGTTTAATTAGTGATCCTGATAACCCAGGTAAACTTCTAGATATTGCAATTGGTCAATTTGACACATATACTCCGCTTCAATTAGCTCAATATGTATCCACGATTGCTAATGGAGGTTCTCGCGTCCAACCAAGAATTGTAACTAGTATCCATGAACCTATTGAAGAGCAAGAGCTAGGTCCAATTGTTGTTGACAAAGCACCCACAGTGTTAAATAAAATAAACAATACAGAAGAACAAATTGAACAGGTTCAATACGGATTTGAACGTGTTGTCACTTCTGGAACAGCTAGAGCATATATCGCTCGCAAAGAAGTTGCAGGTAAAACAGGAACATCTCAAACACTCTATTATGGACCTAAACGAGAATATTGGGGAAAAGAAACCAATAACTTGAATTTTGTAGGTTATTATCCTTCAGATAACCCAGAAATCGCGTTTAGTGTGGTTGTTCCTTGGACAACAAATGATAAGAATCATATTAACTTACAGATTGCTTCAAAGGTTGTTGACGCCTACGTCGAGCTTCAGAAGAAGTATCTCACATCAACTGATATTGCCCTTGAAGAACAGGAAGAAGGAGAAGAGTAA
- a CDS encoding GNAT family N-acetyltransferase, translating into MEIVIRRLTDQDPVPEKLLLEADPSSEQIKKYLKEGICFVAKERSNIIGVIVIIETSDSEVEIVNLAVTAAHRGKKIAKKLLTRAEEYARNMNKECISIGTGNSSLNQLALYQKSGFRLDSIRKNYFRENYSIPIFEDGIQCVDMIVLKKKVSKCETF; encoded by the coding sequence ATGGAGATCGTAATTAGAAGGTTAACGGATCAAGATCCTGTTCCTGAGAAGCTTTTATTAGAAGCAGATCCATCAAGTGAACAAATAAAAAAGTACTTAAAAGAAGGTATATGTTTTGTAGCGAAAGAAAGATCCAATATTATTGGCGTCATTGTAATCATTGAAACCAGTGATAGTGAAGTAGAAATAGTGAATCTTGCCGTTACAGCAGCTCATAGAGGGAAGAAGATAGCTAAAAAGCTTCTTACACGAGCCGAAGAATATGCTAGGAATATGAACAAAGAATGTATTTCAATTGGAACAGGAAACTCAAGTCTAAATCAACTTGCTCTTTATCAAAAAAGTGGATTTAGACTAGATTCTATTCGCAAGAACTACTTTAGGGAGAATTACTCAATTCCTATCTTTGAAGATGGAATACAGTGTGTTGATATGATTGTCTTAAAAAAGAAAGTGTCGAAATGTGAAACCTTCTAA
- a CDS encoding SDR family oxidoreductase, which translates to MNSGLKGKNALVIASSQGLGKAIAKQLVAQGVNVMITSRDQVKLQEVKVELEALTAGKVKYQVCDLKKKHEIEELVRNTIEELGSIELLVNNAGGPPAGTFEDMTDEDWQHAFELNLLSYIRVIREVLPKMKENGGGKIVNIASSSVKEPIPGLILSNTFRTGIIGLTKTLATEFATSNILINTVAPGRIATDRVAFLDEVTARKEGVTKEQIEEKMKKNIPLGRYGEPKEFANYVCFLLSDLNSYMTGQTFLVDGGMVKSI; encoded by the coding sequence GTGAATAGTGGATTAAAAGGAAAAAATGCTCTCGTAATTGCTTCAAGTCAAGGGCTAGGAAAGGCTATTGCAAAACAATTAGTTGCACAAGGTGTAAATGTGATGATAACTAGCCGAGATCAAGTGAAATTACAAGAAGTTAAGGTTGAACTTGAGGCTTTGACAGCTGGTAAAGTGAAATATCAGGTATGTGATCTAAAGAAAAAGCATGAGATTGAAGAGCTCGTACGTAATACAATAGAAGAATTAGGCTCAATAGAATTATTGGTCAATAATGCTGGCGGTCCTCCTGCAGGAACTTTTGAAGATATGACAGATGAAGATTGGCAGCATGCATTTGAGTTAAATCTTTTAAGTTACATAAGAGTCATCCGTGAGGTATTACCAAAAATGAAGGAAAATGGTGGAGGTAAAATTGTAAATATAGCCTCTTCTTCTGTGAAAGAACCAATTCCGGGATTAATCCTCTCAAATACTTTTAGAACTGGAATAATCGGTCTAACTAAGACGTTGGCAACTGAATTTGCTACATCCAATATATTAATTAATACAGTGGCTCCAGGTCGAATTGCAACAGATCGCGTTGCTTTCTTAGATGAAGTGACAGCTAGGAAGGAAGGGGTAACGAAAGAACAAATTGAGGAGAAAATGAAAAAAAATATCCCACTTGGCCGCTATGGTGAACCTAAGGAATTTGCTAACTATGTTTGCTTTTTATTATCAGATCTAAATTCCTATATGACAGGTCAAACCTTCTTAGTAGATGGTGGAATGGTAAAATCAATATAA
- a CDS encoding transcriptional regulator SplA domain-containing protein, with product MEDFRVGDEVYVIYRNPHAAVVANIEKAEVVEHPKNPGELALFLHDAYHPLAEDDAVFSSLDDAESLYNEIFHYTPLD from the coding sequence ATGGAAGATTTTCGTGTAGGTGATGAAGTATATGTTATTTATCGAAATCCTCATGCAGCTGTAGTAGCAAATATTGAAAAGGCTGAGGTAGTTGAGCACCCTAAAAATCCAGGTGAACTTGCATTATTTCTTCATGATGCCTATCATCCATTGGCTGAAGATGATGCTGTATTTTCAAGTCTCGATGATGCTGAAAGCCTGTATAATGAAATTTTTCACTATACTCCACTCGATTAA
- a CDS encoding phosphocarrier protein HPr: MAEKTFTVTAETGIHARPATVLVQTASKYDADVNLEYNGKTVNLKSIMGVMSLGIPQGSQIKIIAAGADADEAIKGIEDTLKNEGLGE, translated from the coding sequence ATGGCAGAAAAAACATTTACAGTTACAGCAGAAACAGGAATTCATGCTCGTCCAGCGACAGTTTTAGTTCAAACGGCTAGCAAATATGATGCTGATGTTAACTTAGAATACAATGGTAAGACAGTTAACCTTAAATCTATCATGGGTGTTATGTCTCTTGGAATTCCTCAAGGATCACAAATCAAAATCATCGCTGCTGGTGCAGATGCAGATGAAGCAATCAAAGGTATTGAAGATACATTGAAAAATGAGGGGCTTGGCGAATAA
- the ptsG gene encoding glucose-specific PTS transporter subunit IIBC gives MFKNAFGVLQKVGRALMLPVALLPAAGLLLAIGNALQNDTLTSKAAFLTSDWVVLIASVMENAGGIVFSNLPVLFAVGVAIGLANGDGVAGIAALIGYLIMNVTMSSILKGVGTLPGGGAELTEFLQNNSAVYGSVLGIPTLQTGVFGGIIVGIIAAAMYNRFFTIELPQYLGFFAGKRFVPIVTAASAVILGIVMYFVWPPIQTGLNSFSTNLLDANRTLAAFIFGVIERALIPFGLHHIFYSPFWFEFGSYVNAAGETIRGDQAIFFNQIKDGVNELTAGTFMTGKFPFMMFGLPAAALAIYHEARPEHKKVVAGLMGSAALTSFLTGITEPLEFSFLFVAPVLFGIHAIFAGLSFMIMHLLNVKIGMTFSGGLIDFLLFGVLNTQTNWWLVIPVGLVFAVIYYFGFRFAIRKWNLATPGREKTDVDTADENEANRPTGDLPYEVLESLGGSSNIKHLDACITRLRVTVNDNKQVNKDRLKKLGASGVLEVGNNIQAIFGPKSDNLKTQIQDVMSGKRPKATQTHSQQQEVKEQVEDVVADGLKNELVEDVFVSPLTGEIKPITEVPDQVFSGKMMGDGFAILPTEGTIVSPVNGKILNVFPTKHAIGIQSEGGKEILIHVGIDTVNLKGEGFETFVQEGDVVEQGQKLLEVDLDFVKKNAPSIMTPIVFTNLKEGQTVKLQANNQVNAKDSDILSIEG, from the coding sequence ATGTTTAAAAATGCATTTGGCGTCCTGCAAAAAGTTGGACGTGCATTAATGTTGCCAGTTGCCTTATTACCAGCAGCAGGTCTATTGCTTGCAATTGGTAACGCTCTACAAAATGATACTTTAACAAGTAAGGCAGCTTTTTTAACAAGTGATTGGGTTGTATTAATTGCAAGTGTTATGGAAAACGCTGGTGGTATCGTCTTCTCAAATCTCCCAGTACTATTTGCAGTGGGGGTTGCAATTGGGTTAGCGAATGGTGATGGTGTAGCAGGTATTGCTGCATTAATCGGGTACTTAATCATGAATGTAACAATGAGTAGTATCCTTAAAGGAGTTGGAACACTACCAGGCGGAGGGGCAGAATTAACAGAATTCCTACAAAACAACAGCGCGGTTTATGGTAGCGTATTAGGGATTCCAACACTTCAAACCGGGGTGTTCGGGGGTATTATCGTAGGTATTATTGCAGCTGCGATGTATAATCGCTTCTTTACGATTGAATTACCACAATACCTTGGTTTCTTTGCAGGTAAACGATTTGTTCCAATTGTAACAGCTGCTTCTGCTGTTATCCTTGGAATTGTGATGTACTTTGTTTGGCCTCCAATCCAAACAGGACTTAACTCATTCTCTACTAACTTGTTAGATGCTAACAGAACGCTAGCGGCATTTATTTTCGGTGTAATTGAACGTGCGCTAATTCCTTTTGGTTTGCATCACATTTTCTATTCACCATTCTGGTTTGAGTTTGGATCGTATGTAAATGCAGCGGGTGAAACAATCCGTGGTGACCAAGCGATTTTCTTTAATCAAATTAAAGATGGTGTTAATGAATTAACTGCAGGAACGTTTATGACAGGTAAATTCCCATTCATGATGTTTGGTTTACCAGCAGCAGCTTTAGCGATTTATCATGAAGCGAGACCAGAACATAAGAAAGTAGTTGCAGGTCTTATGGGTTCTGCTGCATTAACTTCTTTCTTAACAGGTATAACGGAACCGCTTGAATTCTCATTCTTATTCGTAGCGCCTGTACTTTTCGGTATCCATGCAATTTTTGCAGGTTTATCGTTTATGATTATGCATCTTTTAAATGTGAAAATTGGTATGACCTTCTCAGGAGGGTTAATTGACTTCTTACTATTTGGTGTTCTGAACACACAAACAAATTGGTGGTTAGTCATCCCAGTTGGTCTTGTGTTTGCCGTTATTTATTATTTCGGTTTCCGTTTTGCTATTCGTAAGTGGAATCTTGCAACTCCAGGTCGTGAAAAAACAGATGTGGATACGGCAGATGAAAATGAGGCAAATCGTCCAACAGGTGATCTACCTTATGAAGTCCTTGAATCATTAGGTGGTTCTTCAAACATTAAACATTTAGACGCTTGTATTACAAGACTACGTGTAACTGTTAATGATAATAAACAAGTAAACAAAGATCGTTTGAAAAAATTAGGAGCATCAGGAGTTCTTGAAGTTGGAAATAATATTCAAGCAATCTTTGGCCCTAAATCAGATAACTTAAAGACACAAATACAAGATGTAATGTCAGGTAAGCGACCAAAAGCTACACAAACTCACTCTCAACAACAAGAAGTTAAAGAGCAAGTGGAAGATGTTGTGGCAGATGGATTAAAGAACGAATTAGTTGAAGATGTGTTTGTATCGCCTTTAACTGGTGAAATCAAACCAATTACAGAAGTTCCTGACCAAGTTTTCTCAGGAAAAATGATGGGTGATGGATTTGCCATTCTTCCGACTGAAGGTACAATCGTATCTCCTGTTAATGGTAAAATTCTAAATGTTTTCCCGACAAAACATGCAATTGGTATTCAATCTGAAGGTGGAAAAGAAATCTTAATTCATGTTGGGATTGATACTGTTAACCTTAAAGGTGAAGGATTTGAAACGTTTGTTCAAGAAGGAGACGTTGTTGAACAAGGTCAAAAACTCCTGGAAGTTGATCTTGATTTCGTGAAAAAGAATGCTCCATCTATTATGACACCAATAGTGTTCACGAACTTAAAAGAGGGTCAAACGGTAAAACTTCAAGCAAATAATCAAGTAAATGCAAAAGATTCAGATATACTATCTATAGAAGGGTAA
- the splB gene encoding spore photoproduct lyase yields the protein MVKPFVPQLIYIEPRALEYPRGVELKEKFEKMGLEIRETTSHNQVRNIPGKNHLQQYRNAKSTLVVGVRKTLKFDTSKPSAEYAIPLATGCMGHCHYCYLQTTMGSKPYIRTYVNVDEILQQAQQYMEERAPEITRFEASCTSDIVGVDHLTHSLKDAIEYFGKTDMGRLRFVTKFHHVDHLLDAEHNGRTRFRFSINADFVIKNFEPGTSPLEQRIEAAVKVANAGYPLGFIIAPIYIHDGWQEGYKALFEKMDASLPKNVRDNITFEMIQHRFTKPAKRVIQKNYPKTKLELNEEERRYKWGRYGIGKYIYQKDQEQELRDTLEDYVAHYFPEAKVEYFT from the coding sequence ATGGTAAAACCTTTTGTACCTCAATTAATTTATATAGAACCTAGAGCTTTAGAATATCCCCGTGGGGTTGAATTGAAAGAGAAGTTTGAAAAAATGGGGTTAGAAATAAGGGAAACAACCTCTCATAATCAGGTTCGAAATATACCTGGAAAAAACCACCTTCAGCAGTACAGAAACGCTAAATCAACTCTTGTAGTAGGAGTTAGAAAAACTCTTAAGTTTGACACGTCAAAACCCTCTGCAGAATATGCTATTCCTTTAGCAACCGGTTGTATGGGTCATTGCCATTACTGTTATTTACAAACGACAATGGGGAGTAAGCCTTATATTCGTACCTATGTGAATGTAGATGAAATTTTACAGCAAGCGCAACAATATATGGAAGAAAGAGCACCTGAGATCACTCGCTTTGAAGCTTCCTGTACATCTGATATTGTGGGAGTTGACCACCTAACTCATTCCTTAAAGGATGCAATTGAATATTTCGGAAAGACCGATATGGGAAGATTGAGGTTTGTTACGAAATTTCATCATGTTGACCATTTATTAGATGCAGAACATAACGGGAGAACGAGATTTCGATTTAGTATCAATGCAGACTTTGTCATTAAAAATTTTGAACCCGGAACATCCCCGTTAGAACAACGGATTGAAGCCGCAGTCAAAGTTGCAAATGCCGGCTATCCTCTTGGCTTTATTATCGCCCCTATTTATATTCATGATGGCTGGCAAGAGGGGTACAAAGCATTATTTGAGAAAATGGATGCATCTTTGCCTAAGAATGTTAGAGATAATATTACCTTTGAAATGATCCAGCATCGATTTACGAAACCAGCTAAGCGAGTCATTCAAAAAAATTATCCAAAAACAAAGTTAGAATTAAATGAAGAAGAGCGTCGGTACAAGTGGGGAAGATATGGTATTGGGAAATATATCTATCAAAAGGATCAAGAACAGGAGCTTCGTGATACCTTAGAGGATTATGTTGCCCATTACTTTCCTGAAGCAAAAGTAGAATACTTTACGTAA
- the ptsP gene encoding phosphoenolpyruvate--protein phosphotransferase: MTNLKGIAASAGIAIAKAYRLEEPELKIEKKAVNDKAAEKARFDQAINTSKSELEKIKEHANRELGADKAEIFAAHLLVLSDPELLNPVKDKIDSEGVNAEVAMKETADMFVSMFESMDNEYMKERAADIRDVTKRVIAHLLGVQIPNPSLISEEVVIIAEDLTPSDTAQLNRQFVKGFTTDIGGRTSHSAIMARSMEIPAVVGTKKATEKIENGVMVIVDGLDGDVIINPSSEEIAHYEQKKAKYEAQKVEWAKLVNEPTVSKDGQHVELAANIGTPNDVKGVLENGGEAVGLYRTEFLYMGRDQLPTEDEQFDAYKTVLEKMEGKPVVVRTLDIGGDKELPYLNLPKEMNPFLGFRAIRLCLEEQDIFRTQLRALLRASSYGNLKIMFPMIATLTEFREAKAILLEEKEKLVAAGTTVSDSIEIGIMVEIPSTAVMADQFAKEVDFFSIGTNDLIQYTMAADRMNERVSYLYQPYNPAILRLVSMVIDAAHKEGKWAGMCGEMAGDSIAIPLLLGLGLDEFSMSATSILPARSQIKGLSKEEAQSFKEKVLSMSTTEEVVAFVKETFDVK, encoded by the coding sequence ATGACTAACCTAAAAGGGATCGCAGCTTCTGCGGGTATTGCGATTGCAAAGGCATACCGCTTAGAAGAGCCAGAACTTAAGATTGAAAAAAAAGCAGTAAATGATAAAGCAGCGGAGAAAGCTCGCTTCGATCAAGCAATTAATACATCAAAATCTGAATTAGAGAAAATTAAGGAGCATGCTAATCGTGAGTTAGGAGCAGATAAAGCAGAAATCTTTGCTGCTCACTTACTTGTATTAAGTGATCCTGAACTTCTTAATCCAGTTAAGGATAAGATTGATTCAGAAGGCGTAAATGCCGAAGTAGCCATGAAAGAAACTGCAGATATGTTCGTTTCGATGTTTGAGTCAATGGACAACGAATATATGAAAGAACGTGCAGCAGATATTCGTGACGTAACAAAGCGAGTAATTGCGCATTTATTAGGCGTTCAAATTCCGAACCCTAGTTTAATTTCTGAGGAAGTTGTTATCATTGCAGAGGATTTAACTCCTTCTGATACTGCACAGCTTAACCGCCAATTCGTAAAAGGTTTTACAACTGACATTGGTGGTCGTACATCTCACTCAGCAATCATGGCTCGCTCAATGGAAATTCCAGCTGTAGTTGGAACGAAGAAAGCGACTGAGAAAATTGAGAATGGTGTAATGGTCATTGTCGATGGTTTAGATGGAGATGTGATTATTAATCCTTCCTCTGAAGAAATTGCGCATTACGAACAGAAAAAAGCAAAATACGAAGCACAAAAAGTTGAATGGGCAAAACTTGTGAATGAGCCAACTGTATCAAAAGATGGTCAGCATGTTGAGCTTGCAGCAAATATCGGAACACCAAACGATGTTAAAGGTGTGCTTGAAAATGGTGGAGAAGCAGTTGGTCTATACCGTACAGAATTCTTGTATATGGGAAGAGATCAGCTTCCAACAGAGGACGAGCAATTTGATGCCTATAAAACTGTTTTAGAAAAAATGGAAGGCAAACCAGTTGTTGTTCGTACACTTGATATTGGTGGGGATAAAGAGCTTCCTTATCTAAACCTACCAAAGGAAATGAATCCTTTCTTAGGATTTAGAGCAATCCGTTTATGTCTTGAGGAGCAAGATATTTTCCGTACTCAGCTACGCGCTTTGTTACGTGCTAGCAGCTATGGAAATTTAAAAATCATGTTCCCAATGATTGCGACGTTAACTGAATTCAGAGAAGCAAAAGCAATTCTTTTAGAAGAAAAAGAAAAGCTAGTAGCTGCTGGTACTACTGTTTCTGATTCAATTGAGATTGGAATTATGGTTGAAATTCCTTCAACTGCTGTTATGGCAGATCAATTTGCTAAAGAAGTTGATTTCTTTAGTATTGGAACAAATGACCTAATCCAATATACAATGGCTGCAGATCGTATGAACGAACGTGTATCTTACCTATACCAACCCTACAACCCAGCTATTCTTCGTCTTGTATCAATGGTTATTGATGCAGCGCATAAAGAAGGTAAATGGGCAGGTATGTGTGGGGAAATGGCTGGCGATTCAATAGCTATTCCATTATTACTTGGTTTAGGTTTGGATGAGTTCTCTATGAGTGCAACATCAATCTTACCTGCTAGATCACAAATTAAAGGACTATCTAAAGAAGAAGCTCAAAGCTTCAAAGAAAAAGTCCTTTCAATGAGTACAACAGAAGAAGTTGTTGCATTCGTTAAAGAAACATTCGATGTAAAATAA
- a CDS encoding NAD(P)-dependent oxidoreductase, which yields MKQTIGFIGLGVMGKSMATNIMKAGYPINVYTRTKQKAKELLELGATWKDSIKEISEESDIIITIIGYPKDVEEVYLGENGIVQSAKLGAYLIDMTTSQPSLAKKIYDVAKEKSISALDAPVSGGDIGAREARLAIMVGGDQDAYEHCLPIFQAMGQNIVYQGQAGSGQHTKMCNQIAIASGMVGVCEAIAYAEKSGLNPETVLKSISTGAAGSWSLSNLAPRMLKEDYEPGFYIKHFIKDMGIALEETKDMAIEVPGLQLAYSLYEKLANQGDEDKGTQALVKLWRS from the coding sequence ATGAAACAAACCATAGGCTTTATTGGACTTGGGGTAATGGGAAAAAGTATGGCAACGAATATTATGAAGGCTGGGTACCCAATCAATGTATATACTAGAACAAAACAAAAAGCAAAAGAGCTTCTTGAATTAGGTGCAACTTGGAAGGATTCCATCAAGGAGATTTCAGAAGAAAGTGACATCATCATCACAATTATCGGCTATCCAAAGGATGTTGAGGAAGTTTATTTAGGTGAAAATGGTATAGTACAATCGGCTAAATTAGGAGCCTATCTGATTGATATGACCACTTCGCAGCCTTCTTTAGCCAAAAAAATATATGATGTGGCAAAGGAGAAAAGCATTTCTGCATTAGATGCCCCTGTTTCAGGTGGAGACATAGGTGCACGTGAGGCTCGACTTGCTATTATGGTAGGTGGAGACCAAGACGCATATGAGCATTGCTTACCGATATTTCAAGCTATGGGACAAAACATTGTGTATCAAGGGCAGGCAGGCTCAGGTCAGCACACAAAAATGTGCAATCAGATTGCAATTGCTTCTGGGATGGTTGGCGTATGTGAAGCCATTGCCTATGCTGAAAAATCAGGATTGAACCCTGAGACGGTGCTTAAAAGTATTTCTACAGGTGCCGCAGGTAGTTGGTCATTGAGTAATTTGGCACCGAGAATGTTAAAAGAAGATTACGAGCCAGGGTTTTATATAAAACACTTTATAAAAGATATGGGAATTGCTTTGGAGGAAACAAAGGATATGGCAATAGAAGTTCCAGGATTACAGCTAGCGTATTCTCTATATGAAAAATTAGCGAATCAAGGGGATGAAGATAAGGGCACACAAGCCTTAGTTAAGCTATGGAGATCGTAA